CATATGGCCGAAAGAAACTAAGGACCTTCTCCAACTATAGAGGATCGCATCCCTGAGATGGTAGAAGCACAAAAAGCCTTGAGAACTCTGGCACATAATGTGGCGCGAATGGTGGCACCCCCAATAATCGATAACATAAATGAATGAGACCAGCATCTTGAAGGGTCACAGCCAGTGCGGACTGGGTCACACAGGTCTTCCCCTACAATGAGAGTATTAACACAAGAATATATACGACAAGTTATCGAAGAAGCGGTCAGATCAAAAAAGGAACATGAGAGTATAGGAAGATTCAGATATTGGACACCATATCTAAGAGAAGTCAAGGATATCCCATTCCCGAATAATTTCAAGTATCCAGATTTTCAAAAGTTCAATGAGGATGGGTCACCGGAAGAACATTTGATACATTTTATTACCAGCATGGAGAATTTCTCCATGATACCTTAGTACTGCTTACGTTTGTTCAGATCATCCCTGATAAGTAAAGTGTTCTGATGGTATTCTAGTCTGGCCCCAGGATCAATACGCACGTGGGAGCAAATGCAAGAtacctttatgtcaaacttcttctcttcagaatgTGATGTCAGCATTACAGAGTTGGCTTCAATACGGTAGAGAGAAGGGGAACCGGTGgagaagtttatagacagatggaaaacACTGGGAGCCTCATGCAGACAGCTaccagaagaaaaagaacaagtcaaGATGTGTCTAAATTCCATGGAAACAGAAATTGCGTTCTGTCTCACTAGCGTCGATGTTAAGACTTTCCATGAATTGGCCACCAAAGCCCATGCCCTAGAGCTGATGACCcgaaaatgccagcatttcatTATGAAATAGCCAGAAGGGGACCTAATAGGTTAACCACAAATACTGTGGATCACGATAAAAGGAGCCAAGAAATCAGAGGTTTAGGAGAGAAGAGGGCAGAACGGAAGGAAGAATTAAATCGCCCTAGAACCAAGTTCACCGGAAAAAGGCCCAGATCACttaattctcatgaagggtttgcATTTGACAAGAAAGACGATCTCCCTATGATGAATTCGCTGTTGAAAGCCGGTATGATAGAATTACCAGCATCCAAGCGCCCTGAAGATGCAGGAAGATCGAGAGAAAGAGATTTTTATTGCTACCATCGTCTAGTGGGACATCCGACAAAAAATTACTATACATTAAagtgcataatacaaagaatgataaacagggGCAAAATAGTGatcgaaaaagaaaatgaaagggaCGCGAAGGCAACAGTGAACGTGTTAACAATTCGAGAAAATGCTTATGACAGAGCAGAGAAAGAAAATCATGAGATGACAAGGAAAGCTGTGGTAATTACTCTACGGTCAGGAAAAAGAATGGCATGTCCCCCAAGACAGAAAGTTGGAATGATAAGGACTGAGGTCATCAAGGACCAGCACAACAGTGAAAAGAAAGAGGAGTAAAATGGCAAAAGTGACTTATGACGTTGTGAATCATTTGAAGGGTATACCGGCCTGGTTAAGCATTTATGACATGTTAAAGATATCAGAAGATTATAGGAAAAGACTGATTCAAGTGTTATCCAACCACAATGTAAGAGAAACACTGTTggtagaaatggaaaatgaagaacgTAAAGAGCAAGAAGACTGTATGCCAGTAGTCTCCTTCTCTGACGATGATCTAGCTTGTGATGCAGGGCATAATAGGTCATTGATGATAATAGGCTACATTCGTGAAaaggaagtaaaaaggattatgctCGATATTGGATCCGTGGTGAACCTACTACTGTTAACAATGCTGAATAAATTGGGTTACCGTCGTTCTGATCTACACCCTAGTGGAATAAtaatacagggctttaatcaagatgggcagcgtGCACTCGGCAAAATTATGAtaacattggaaataggagaCTTAATTACTGATATTTTTTATCATGTGAACAGTGCAGTCACAACATATAATCTCCTCTTAGGAaaaccatggatacatcagtatggtATTGTACCTTCTACCCTTCATCAATGCTTTAAATACTGTATGAATGGGATACAATATAAGGTAATGGCTGATGCAAGACCGTACACGGAAGCCGAAGCCTTCTTTGCAGATGCCAGTTACTATGATGGATTTGCCAGAAgggaagagaaaaagaatgaaaaaggcaAAGCCTTGAAAAATGCTCACGTGAAAGTAATAAAAGGAGAATCCGAAAAGGCAAGATCATCCAAAACTTCAAAAGcaaagaagttctattttgtgccGAGACATCTAAGGCAGCCAGGACAACCGCCCTTGACATTACTATCACCTGAACAGTTTAAAATCTTACAGTCAAACTATACAGTACCATTGTCATATGCCAAAAGAAGCAAGCCATTCCCAGCCATTCCGGGAAAGTTTCATGTCGTAGACAATGCAAAATATCCGGAGCCGATTGAATTTTACGCCTCTTCGGAAGAAAAGATGGAAGCAAGGGCTGAGAATAATATGTACCATGGCAAGTTGACATCTTGCGATCTTGAGAAATATAGTCCGGCAAGAagaagaatgatgaaaaggatGGGTTTTAATAATGAAGAACCAACTGGTttaaatcatgggaaaggaattcaggtCCCTATTGGAGTTAgccaaaagaagagagaaagatttCAAGGATTAGGGACAGAATCTTCAGTAAATATGGTCACAGTCGATCAAGTATCAGAGGCAGATCTCGAAGTAGTCAAGTACCCTGAGACAGCTCTGAAACAAATAGAAAATGGGGGGCAGCCAACGATCAACAGCTTGCAAGAGATAAATTTGGGTACGGTAAAAGAACtgagaaatacattcataagtgtTGGACTTCCTAAACAAGAAATCGAAGAATACACCCGActgttaaaagaaaataaagatgttttcGCATGGGCATATGTTAAATGCCAGGCTTAGAACCTTCGGTAGCAGTacatcgattaaatatttctaaggacaaaaGACTGATTAAGCAAgtgcaaaggcgatttcatccagaTCTGGTTCCTCTGATAAAGGAAGAAGTAAATAAACTGATCAAAGTTGGATTTATcagagaggtcaaatatcccaagtggatatcaaatatagtcccagtaaaaaagaaaaacgaaCAAATCAGGGTGTGTGTAGATTTCAAAGACCTGAATGAGGCTTGCCCAGAGGATGACTTTCTCCTCCTAATAACAGAACTATAGATCGACAGTACGACGCAATACGTTgtcatgtctttcatggatggctatgctggttataatcaaattaggatGGGTCCTGAGGATGAAGAAGCAATAGCGTTCAGAACCTCGTTAGGAATTTTTTGCTACAAAGTTATGCCATTCGGTCTTAAGAATGCTGGGGCAACATACCAAAGGGCGATGCAAagtatctttcaagatatgatgcacaagcatgtcgaatgttatgttgatgacctGGTGGTTAGGTCGGGTAATCATTAAGAACATCGTGAACATTTAGCATTGGTCTTTTGTCGGCTCAGAAAGAAACGGCTAAAGATAAACCCgactaaatgtgcttttggagtactGTCAGGAAAGTTCCTTAGTTTCGTCGTCAGGCATAAGGGTATTGAAATTAACCAAGGGAAAGTTAAGGCCATTCAAGATATGCCGCCTCCGAAAatattaaaagaattgaaaagcttgCAAGGGAAACTGGTATATATTCTTCGTTTTATCTCGAATTTGGtaggaagatgtcagccattttcccatttgatgaagaaaggaacagaattcGTGTGGGACAAAGCTTGTCAAAATGTGTTCGATTCAATAAAAGAGTTGTTGAGACAGTCTCCAGTATTAATGACACCTATTAAAGGTAAACCACTTATCCTATATATATCTGCGGCTGAAAATTCGCTGGGAGCCTTGTTAGCATAGATAaatgaagaaggaaaagaaactgctctttattaCTTAAGCCGAACTTTGATAAGCATGGAATGTAATTACTCTCTGATTGAGAAGGAATGTTTAGCACTGATATTTGCGGTACAAAAATTGAGGCATTATtatctctcccatgacataactttgatctcaagggcagatccgataaagtttttgatgacaaggccgatgttatcaggaagattagCCAAATGGGTGTTGTTACTTTGGGAATACACCATTACCTACGAGCTGCAAAAGCAATGAAAGGACAAGTAGTAGTAGATTTCTTGGCAGCGCATTACATGACGGAAAGTGAGACAATTTGTGATGATTTTCCTGATGAACACGTAATGATGATTGAACCACAAGACTAATGGCAAATGTATTTCGACGGTGCTTCTCGAGCGTCAGGAGTTGGGGCAAGAGTCATTTTCATCGCACCTCAGGGTGATTTATTACCATATTCTTTCACATTGGGCATTGCTTGTACGAATAATGAGGCCGAATATCAAGATCTCATCATCGAAATGGAAATCACCAGTGAGATGAAAGTAAAGAAGTTGCATATTTTTGGGGATTCTAAGCTAATTATAAATCAGTTAATGACTGACTTtgaataagaaagcaagaactcttGCCGTACTTTCAAAAAGCCCAACAGTTATTAGAGCAATTTTgccatgttgaaatcaagcatgtacgaCGATCTGAAAATGCAAAGGCAGACGCTTTGGCTAGTCTGGCGGCAACCCTGTCCTATTTAAACTGAAGTCCACTTcaagtgactatagaagaaagaagattcctgCCCTCTCCCAAAGTTGTCAAAGAGGTTGGCGAAgcacttcctatatcatgtttagaggTGACAACGGATGATTGGAGGCAGCCATTCATAGATTACcttaaatatgatatcttgccagaagatcCAACACAAAGGCAACAAATCAGACAAAGATCAAGCAGATTCATTATTTGTAATGAAGTGCtctatagaaaatcttacaactGGATGCTACCACATTATCTCAATGAAAAAGAAGTAGGTCAAATGTTACGAGAAGCACATTCTGGAGAATGCGGGCACATTAGGCAggacgaaatttatttcatcgaatacatcgaatggggggTATTACTGGCCtgcaatgttcaaagatgcaatagattatgCAAAAAGGTGCTACAAATGTCAAATCCATGGAGATATCATGCATGTTCCCCCTGAAGATCTCCATCAAACGGTTACTTCTTGGCCTTTCGCCGCTTAGGGACGCGATGTTATTGGGCCCATAAATATgccttcatccaaaggaaaacaatatattcTAGCAACAATAGACTacttctccaaatagatggaagtGATTGCATTACGCaatgttaaagagaaagatgtggttaatttcattagacatgcgataatatatcgccaCGGCATCCCAAAGAAGATTGTTACCGACAATGGTACCCTTTTTAAGAACAGAGGTATGGAGAAATTGTGTCAAAAGTTTGGTATCTAACATTCATTTTtaacaccttactatccgccgGTAAATGAATTAGCGGAGAcatttaacaaaatgattgtgaaaatactAAAGATGACGGTGATCGAAAATAAGCGAGACTGGGATGAAAAGTTACAGGAAGCACTATGGGTGTATAGGACTACTCACCGAACAGCAACAGGCACAACACCGTATTCACTAGTTTATGGTGTAGAGGCAGCCATTCCAATTAAAACATAAGTCACGTCGTTCAGAGCAGCAGtacatcagtcaattacagatgacGAAAATGCAAAGATAAGACTGAAAGAACTGGACCTACTCGATGAGAAGCGTCCGACAACCCTACAGCGATTACAATCTTATCAAGCAAGAATATCAGCCGCTTTTGATAAGTAAGTAAAATAtcactctttcaagaaaggggatatggtgttaatgttgaaaagaccaataATGGTGACCCGcagaacagggggcaagtttgagcccaaatgggatgggccatacattATAAAAAGAAGTATATTCAAACGGAGCATACAAAGTGGTTGATCAGGATGGGAGGGGTATCAGTATATCAGTCAACACGCACTTCATCAAGAAGTATTATCTCTGAagaaggttttggttttgatctaGAAAGATTATTGCCGTAAtgcttctacatcaaaagggggcaaagtCAAGTGAAGCCATGTTCATGTATATTCTTTGTCAGACAATTGAATAAAGGAAGAATTTTAAATATGTCATCAAAGATTACATATCAGCGGTTTATTAAAAGAAAGTCACCATCGCTCATTGAAATTCGtcgaaattggtatcatcaccaggccgatatattattattatgagCATAACACGAATATCGTCAACATTATCAGCAGTGGTGATATATCAATTAAGACATTATTATTATGACAAATGATGGCATCCtatcatcatttaaggcagcttagccaagcctatatggccaactacgcataaaaCCTATCTCCATCGCCATTCAGGCagcggtgagaagccagtggcgtTAAAAAgctcgtgaaggccatcatatgcatacccatgcaggcAGCGGATGAAGCCAGTGATTGAAAGCCCTaaagggccaaaaagtcctcaatagCTAATCACGTGTAACacccatgccgtctgtatagccTTCCAGCAGTGTCACGAGGAACAGATGAAATttccctcccgtgaatgggctcgaccttgcagacgaagaaaacgcGGGTTgtagtgtgcgctctttggccattgtccatagataggccaaccatgcatacgACCCCCCAgatccttggcttgatttcagtattaactcatgaggaagggacTAAACCTACCCATTGATGGATTGGTGGCCCTGGATTTGGTACCTCAaaggtcaccttgtgcgccccatgaactctagagagttacaacggccaaccctatgcgtaaatccaaccgagttcacggccccggtagcttcactaggcccctctgatggatcgtggtttgtgaactcaccaggctgtgagaagttcagtgaactcatgagaTTTACAAAGACTATTACGTGAGACccaactccactactcaagagtctaaactgtgttgctccactactcaagagcttaaacagtgtgtgatcatctaactaaaCTGAAACCTAGTGCTACCTATTAAAATGAAAATCATATAAGGGAATCCCATACTGACAATCATAATATGTGGAGATTTTTATAGCGGTTCTTCATTAAAATATCATGTTGAGACTATTGCATAGATGAATATGCTTAAAATGATTCATGATGTAGAAATTTATGAAAGAACAAAATGTCTCAAAATATCTCTAATAAAAATTCGTAAGCTATTTATATATTATAACACAAAAGGAATATACAATGCCTACAGATCTTCAGTTATGTTCAATATCTCTAAGTAATGTTGCAACTCTTCTTTTAATTGAGATTATGCCACAACAGTTGTGCGCTCAGCTTCAAGAATCATGCTAGCATGATCAGGAACGCTAATCAGTTCTGATTCCAAAAAAGCAGCAACTTCCCTATTCCTTATTCGTTCAGCTTGTACGGTATCAATTATTTGAGTATTCATTTCAAGCTCTGCTTGGATCTGACAAACAGTTAAGTCTTCTGCTTCTTTCTGACTCTTGAGTGATAGAATCTCTTTCTCAAGAAGAGCGATTTGATCATCAATAATCGCCTTACTTCTATCGGAAACTTTTAACTTCTCATGAAGAGATTGATTAGCAGCGTTGCTGTCGGCAAGAACATCATCTAAATGAGAGATCTTCTCCTTAACTAATGCCAATTCCTTTTGaccacttagaatttcaagagcAATGACCGTACTCCGCACTGCATCTAAGTTTTTTGTGGAATTATAAAACTGTGACAAGGAAGTGTAAAGAGATTGAACATCAACATGTGCCAGATGAGCCAAATGAGTGAGAACTGCTAGAACACTATCCAAAAAGGGTCATTGGGTTGGATCTTTAAAAGCACCGATGATAACAAAAATTGCTTTCTTAAAGAGCCCCAACATAAGAGGCAGCACCTTTTCCAAAGAGAGTTTATCAAAAGCTGCAGTCACTGAGTTAGACCCTTCAGATCCACTTGGAGTTGGTACGACTGAAAGTAAAAGATAAGAAGTAGGGAATGTAAGTTCAAAAGAAAACATATGCATATCTAATGTTaacataaaataagaaaagaaaatatatacccGGATTAGGAACGACAACAGAGGCAACTGGAACAGAATGGGTTGTGGGTGCTGTAGAGCTGGGAATTTCTATAGTCATAACAACAATAAAAGAAAGCTCTTGAGCTCCTACAGTACTTGAGTTAAGAGTACTTGGAGTAGGGACATTAGCCGGATCAGAAAGAAATTCCAAACTTCGAGCTACAGGCTGAATAGGAGACGCACTCATAGTAGGGGACTTGTTAGTCTGAATGGGGGCATCAGATGTTTGGGGGACTGGTGGCAAGGTTTCTTCTGTATTGGAAAGAAGAAGTACATTCCCTATAGTAGCCTGAATTTTGGATGGTTGAACCTCTGCATCCCTTAAAGTTGATGTTCTGTGAGCAACCACATCAGCAGCTTTCATGATAAAAGGGGAATAtgaagcatcaaaagaaagaaagatattcgCACCGGGAGAACAaccatattctccataatcaAGTTACTCTTCTTTATCTAGGGAGGTGTCGGAATTGGATGAGAAGTATCAGGACGAGTGATTGGAGCATTAGAAAGAGAGGACCTAACTCCAATATCACTATCCTCTCCAATTCTACCTTAGCATCAGTATCTGTGTTTATCAAAGTATCTCCTTCATCAGTTAGGCTCGTAGGTGAAGACGTATTATCACTTACAGTATTCGCTAAATATTCTGATGAGTTGTCTCTTCCGATATGGTTTATTTTCCTTTATAGGCAGTCTTCACAGGGAGAAGATGTGCACCTTTGGTGGGAGAAGGAATTGGTTGTGCCAAAACTTCAGGAGATAATGACTTAATATGGGAGCGGGTCATAGGAGATGTAGCAATAACAATTCGACGCGCGGCCGAAGAAGTTATGGTTATAGCACGATTGGCTGTGGTTTCTATAAGATCCATGACAGGGATAACTGTAGAAGTTGCACGTTCAATAGGCTGAGAAGTTGTAGAGGAGATGGGCTCCATAACAAGAGGAATGACGGGAGCAAGATCTGCAGGCTGATTTCCTCCTTCGGGAGTAAGGGAAGGCAGAATACCGCTTGCAGTTTCAAATTCGTTGTGAGGAGGGGCCAATCTTTCTCCTCAATTTATTACATCCAGAGGAGAACCAAAAGCAATCCAACCTTCCAGAGTGTTTGGAGGCTTTATTTTCTTTGATGGGCTCTTCCACTGAAATTTTATGACAAAGCTGTCCCGGAACGGCGGCCTGATCTTTCTCGTAAAAATATTCAATCCCTTGTTTCGCCCTATAATTCCTCAAGCATGGGAGAGGAACCCAAATAGGTCAATTTACTGGAAAACAGTTGCGTACTAAGTAGTAATGATGAGCCCACCATCACATCCAGGTATATGAAGTTGTTACTCTATGATTGTACCTAGGAGAACGAATTGAGAACCAAAATTTCTCATTAGGAGTTGcttccatattaaagcccaattatAAGGACTGACTCCATAACTCCTCATTGTTTTGGTGATCTCCTCACTTGCTTGGGGCATGGCTTGATCATATCCAAACTATCTGGCAAATCGATTCAGATAGTATGGTTCTCGTCAGAACTCTAGTCCTTCTCGCAATGGAAGACTGCAAGAATGAATACAGAGAAAGAAGGTCCTCTCGACAGGTTTCAAGTCATTGTTATCCTCAACATCTCTGTCTTAAGCCTAGTAATCTAAGTAAAAAGGGAAGAAGTCGATAGATTCCATGTTGTCAATTTTATCCACTATCCATTCATATCCCTTCTTTatcatttttcgtttcaaaaaATGCCACAAGGGCAGATGATTAGgatggacataagccttctcCGGGTCATTGTATGTCCAGGGGAAATAAATGTCAAGCCATCCAGAGAAATAATGGCATGGGGTAAAAGAAAATGAAACTCCTAGTGTCGGGCTTGAGAAGTGCGCCGCGACATGACCGAAAGCTCTATACAACTTGCATAAGATGGGAGGGGCTAGGgaatatctttttctaccttCTACCATCGCACCTTCCGCCACAAATAAAGTTGGTTGAATAGAGTCTGAGCTTTTTGAACTAGGAAGCACAACTAAGCTCAACCAATAAGCAAGGAAAGCGGTTAATTCAGTTTTGGTGGTGAATTCAGCCGAGCCCCTTATTTTTTTACGATTAGCTTCTAGTTCAGCACAATGACTACTAGGGAACCTTAAAAAAAAGACCAGTGAGTAATTCATATTTATAGGTAAGTATTGtctgaaaaggaagaaaaatgttAAAACACTTACACCAAGTATCGGGAAAAATGTACGAGCCATTGAAGAGGAGAAATCTTATGGACATCGGCAAAGTAAGATGTTTCACGAAAAAGCTCGATGGTTGATGCTATAATTTTGGGTACTCTATTGGGGGTAACATAGGCAAAATCTTCATTTGAGGGAACGTATTCATCGAGGAAAGATTCAGAGATAGGCAAGCCGGCCATCCTATATagatcccataaggtgatacTTCCCCTACCGGAAGATGGAAAGAGTTCGTAATAGAAGACCAGTATTTTAGAAAGAATTTGTAAATCATCGTGTCTTTTTAAAAGAATTCTGAAGTGGCTTCTATGGCATGATAAATCCTGGCTGTAATAAGGATGTCTTCATACTTCTTCAAAATCGCTTGGGCCTAAGCGTTGTAATATGGATGATTAATCCAAAGACCCCATGTTCTAAATTCTTCTTTACCCCACAAAGAGTCGTGATGACGGAAACGTTGTTGAATCATTTCGAAGAAATGAGTGTAATATAAGGAATGAGGGTCGTGACATGGTGTGAGAAAGCACATGTATCTTACTTGCCCAGTCTTTTGGGTTAAGCCTTCTATGAGGTAGCCTTCAAGGATTTGTGGCTCTTTAATCACCCAATTGGACACATACAAGAGCCTGTTCTATGTCATGTGGTCTGTCGGTTCGCTCTGAAGAATGGACCGGTGGCGTTGAAGTTGCAAAGGGAGAGGAATGGTCTCATCTTTATAGGGGTTATGAAATTTAATCACCTCAATATTTAATTTGACTGAATCCTAAGTGTTTTAAAAATGTCTTCGATTGTGTTCTCGAATTTTTTCCTGAAAAGCTTCGTGTTTGCTCTTTTCTCTTGTTTATTTTGGAACAGTTAGGGTAGGAGAATCCTCTGCAGTGGAAGGACAGATGTCGTCTGTGCGAAAGTTGGCTGTGCACTTCAACCAATCCTCCCAATCAGACTCTTGTCCTGAAGTgggggggtccctctatctccttcATCAGTACGGCCATGCGGATATGTTCGGATAAACGTTAGATACGATCGGCAAAGTTAATGATAATAGGTGCTTGCTTTTTGAAGAAGGAAGTGTAGTTTTTGTCAGATGGGAGTCTTTTCTGACTGCGGGTCATGGCATATTGCGGGTCAAACGGCCCAACAGTACTTGGGCAAGAGGTCTTTTTGAACTTGCCATTAAAAATCTATATAGGAGTCAGTGAAAAAAATTAAAGTCGGGAAGAAAGGTTCATTaagttaaaaaatagaagtataaaAGAATGTTGAGAAGAAAGGATAAATAAATTTGAAGTAAGGAAGAATGTTCAAGCACAAGTCATTGTGCGCAAAGGGTTGCGTGCAAAGTGTTGTGCGCAAGGGCATTGTGCGCTACTTGTCCTTGTGCCCATAATTTTGACTGAGTACGACGAGGCGTTGTGCGCTTAGTCTCGTTGTGTGGGACAAGATGTTGTGCGTAAAAAGGTGTTGTGTGGGACAAGATGTTGTGGGGGACAGTTGTTGTGTGGTGCACAATGATGTTAGCGTACAAAGATGATAGCTTGACGCAGAAACAGTTTGAAGTAGCAGGGAAGTAAAGTGGCGGAAAAGAATACAAGTCCTGTATTTATAAGCGGGGTCTGGGCCATTGTGCAGTAACTGTTGTGTGATAACGATTGTGCAGTAACTATTGTGCGATAGCCATTGCGCGGTGAGCGTTGTGTGTTAAGTGTTGTGCGGAATTCATTGTGTGTAGATCAGTAAGCGCACAATAAAGAAAATAATTGTGCTAAAGGGATTAATGATACGTACAATAAaggaaagcaagaaaaatagtaTTTGGAAAGAATTTTATTGATCCTACATTGTTTATTTTGTAGGTATAAAAAAAATGTAGGATCAAGGGGCCATCTGTTGGGGCATAAAAGAAAAAGGTAGCAGAAAGTTTGTTGTGTGCAAAATGCTTTGCGCAAATTGTTGTGCATAAATCATTGTGCAGAACTAAGTGTTGTGCACAAATCGTTATGCAGAAATAGAACACGAAAAACAAATGACCGTACACAGTGGTTCACATAGAGAGATCCGCACACTGGGGTCCACACAAAGGAGTCCACACAAGAGGATCTGCACACCAGGGTCTGCATAAAGGAGTCCACACAAGAGGCTCTGCACACCGGGGTCCGCACACCTAGGTCCATACAGAGATCGACGCACAAAGGACTTCACACAATGAGGGCCATGCAAAGGATTCCTTACAGACACTACATGGCATGTTCGCGCgtgtgagaaggctataaatatccCTGACCCATCAGTAAGGGGTCATTAGCAACTAATTAAGGAGAAGAAGATCCAAGAGAGAAAAGACATAGAGTCTCCACCTATTGTACGAGACAGGTGTTGTTCGGCGCACAACACCATTGGCATGCAACGGTGTGAGCACACAAAGTTAGCCAGCGAGCAATAGTGTGAGCGCACAAGTTAGCCAGTGCACAACAATGTGAGCACACAAAGTTAGCCAGCGTGAAACCCTATGAGTCCACAAAGTTAATGGGCGTACAATATATCTAACCAGCGCACAATAGCCAACGCACAATAGTCAGTGCACAAAGCATGGCCCTACAATATACGATGCTTCCAGTACTTATTGCCTTAGCACATAATGTCTTTTAAtcgtttatttttttatatatcataagtctattttggaatcaaaggagaaagggatgtaaaagaacttgaaaTAAATAAGTAACGTGATTGTGTTCTTTGTCTTCTTCTGTTAATTATTAAGTGAATTAAATTTCCCAAATGAAATGCaattgtttcttgttcgaaacacctggcctcgggggtttagggattttcactaagggacatctatggcgcccgtatgctagaaccaaacatttctagtgtcccatctggccatccgcgacatg
This DNA window, taken from Magnolia sinica isolate HGM2019 chromosome 14, MsV1, whole genome shotgun sequence, encodes the following:
- the LOC131224947 gene encoding uncharacterized protein LOC131224947: MAKVTYDVVNHLKGIPAWLSIYDMLKISEDYRKRLIQVLSNHNVRETLLVEMENEERKEQEDCMPVVSFSDDDLACDAGHNRSLMIIGYIREKEVKRIMLDIGSVVNLLLLTMLNKLGYRRSDLHPSGIIIQGFNQDGQRALGKIMITLEIGDLITDIFYHVNSAVTTYNLLLGKPWIHQYGIVPSTLHQCFKYCMNGIQYKVMADARPYTEAEAFFADASYYDGFARREEKKNEKGKALKNAHVKVIKGESEKARSSKTSKAKKFYFVPRHLRQPGQPPLTLLSPEQFKILQSNYTVPLSYAKRSKPFPAIPGKFHVVDNAKYPEPIEFYASSEEKMEARAENNMYHGKLTSCDLEKYSPARRRMMKRMGFNNEEPTGLNHGKGIQVPIGVSQKKRERFQGLGTESSVNMVTVDQVSEADLEVVKYPETALKQIENGGQPTINSLQEINLGTVKELRNTFISVGLPKQEIEEYTRLLKENKDVFAWAYVKCQA